The Anopheles coluzzii chromosome 2, AcolN3, whole genome shotgun sequence genome window below encodes:
- the LOC120951007 gene encoding GTP-binding protein Rit2 yields the protein MAGDFSGCTARKKNRAQSIEYNPVKTDGSGENSKQPTNPLTTRSGLRVYKIVILGDGGVGKSAVTLQFVSHSFLDYHDPTIEDSYQQQAVIDGEAALLDILDTAGQVEFTAMRDQYMRCGEGFIICYSVTDRHSFQEASEYRKLIARVRLTEDIPLVLVANKLDLQSQRKVTTEEGKTLAKQFGCPFYETSAALRHYIDEAFFSLVREIRRKEEQRALNGGSSSEKIHPRRRSRWWRLRSIFALVFRRRRNATGINQ from the exons ATGGCAGGAGATTTTTCGGGCTGCACCGCGCGGAAGAAAAATCGGGCCCAATCCATCGAGTACAACCCGGTGAAGACGGATGGGAGTGGAGAAAACTCGAAACAGCCCACAAACCCGCTGACCACCCGGAGCGGACTGCGGGTGTACAAGATCGTCATCCTGGGCGATGGGGGCGTTGGAAAGTCGG cCGTCACACTCCAGTTCGTGAGCCATAGCTTCCTGGACTACCACGATCCGACGATTGAGGACTCGTACCAGCAGCAGGCCGTCATCGATGGGGAAGCCGCCCTGCTCGACATACTGGATACGGCCGGCCAGGTGGAGTTTACTGCCATGCGCGACCAGTATATGCGTTGCGGCGAGGGTTTCATCATCTGCTACTCCGTCACGGATCGGCACAGCTTCCAGGAAGCGTCCGAGTATCGGAAGCTGATCGCACGGGTACGGCTGACGGAGGACATAccgctggtgctggtggcaaACAAGCTGGACCTGCAGTCCCAGCGCAAGGTCACGACGGAGGAGGGCAAAACGCTGGCCAAACAGTTTGGCTGCCCGTTCTACGAAACTTCGGCCGCCCTGCGCCACTACATCGATGAGGCGTTCTTCTCGCTCGTGCGCGAGATACGGCGGAAAGAGGAACAGCGG GCCCTGAATGGTGGCTCCAGCTCGGAAAAGATACACCCAAGACGGCGCAGCCGCTGGTGGCGATTACGGTCAATATTTGCCCTCGTCTTTAGACGCCGCCGAAATGCTACCGGCATCAATCAGTAG
- the LOC120952615 gene encoding adenosine deaminase-like protein has translation MDFYHLLPKIELHAHLNGSLSNSTLAELRELKYGKEVPSGTDDCFYKILNGESLTLEECFKKFQYAHDLTDRREALARATERVIEEFAKDSVIYLELRTTPKCTAQMTKREYLTTVLDVIRKSSENQRGILVKLLPSIDRSKGVQEAMENVNLAIELSSSFPGLMVAFDLSGNPFGTTFSDFVPALQRAREHGFRLALHCGEFEDEQEVKEMFALGVDRIGHGTFIEGENLAFAQEHKIPFECCLTSNVKCKTVPSYEDHHVAKLLKLKHPVCVCTDDFGVFETSLSQELKICASTFSLTKADMVEMQRNAIEYSFASEQEKKELRAKIEQFSETLSKEL, from the exons ATGGATTTTTATCATCTTCTACCGAAAATT gagCTGCATGCCCATCTGAACGGATCGCTCAGTAACAGCACCTTGGCTGAGCTGCGCGAGCTGAAGTATGGAAAGGAAGTTCCCAGCGGTACTGACGATTGTTTTTACAAGATTTTAAACGGAGAATCTCTTACCCTGGAAGA ATGCTTTAAAAAGTTTCAATACGCGCACGATTTGACCGATCGCCGGGAAGCGCTGGCACGAGCGACCGAGCGAGTAATAGAAGAGTTTGCCAAAGACAGCGTAATCTACCTGGAACTGCGCACAACGCCCAAATGCACTGCGCAAATGACGAAACGCGAGTACCTCACTACGGTACTGGACGTGATAAG AAAATCGTCCGAAAATCAACGAGGAATCCTGGTTAAACTGTTACCCTCGATCGATCGCTCGAAGGGTGTCCAGGAGGCGATGGAAAACGTCAATCTTGCCATCGAACTAAGTTCCTCCTTCCCCGGCCTAATGGTTGCGTTTGACCTGAGTGGCAATCCGTTCGGGACCACATTTTCCGACTTTGTACCGGCGCTGCAGCGGGCACGCGAGCATGGCTTCCGTTTGGCACTGCACTGTGGGGAGTTTGAGGATGAGCAGGAGGTGAAGGAAATGTTTGCGCTCGGCGTGGACCGCATTGGGCACGGGACGTTCATAGAAG GAGAGAATCTCGCTTTTGCACAGGAACATAAAATTCCCTTCGAGTGCTGTCTGACCAGCAATGTAAAGTGCAAAACTGTACCGTCCTACGAGGATCATCATGTTGCGAAATTGCTGAAACTGAAGCAtcccgtgtgtgtttgt ACGGACGACTTCGGTGTCTTTGAAACGAGCCTGTCGCAAGAGCTTAAAATTTGCGCTTCCACCTTCAGTCTAACGAAGGCCGACATGGTAGAGATGCAGCGCAATGCAATTGAGTATTCGTTTGCTAGCGAGCAGGAGAAAAAAGAGTTGCGCGCCAAAATTGAGCAATTCTCAGAGACGCTGTCGAAGGAGCTGTAA